From the genome of Impatiens glandulifera chromosome 9, dImpGla2.1, whole genome shotgun sequence, one region includes:
- the LOC124915422 gene encoding mitochondrial pyruvate carrier 1-like, which yields MASFRAFLNSPVGPKTTHFWGPIANWGFVIAGLVDMKKPPEMVSGNMTGVMCVYSALFMRFAWMVQPRNYLLFSCHAANESVQLVQLSRWAKGQGYWGEKKKAELEAPPQ from the exons ATGGCATCTTTTCGTGCATTTTTGAACAGTCCAGTTGGCCCCAAGACGACTCATTTCTGGGGCCCCATTGCTAACTGGGGATTTGTCATTGCT GGTCTTGTGGATATGAAAAAGCCTCCAGAAATGGTATCCGGAAACATGACTGGAG TGATGTGCGTGTATTCTGCACTATTCATGAGGTTTGCATGGATGGTACAGCCTCGCAACTATTTGCTATTCTCGTGCCATGCTGCTAACGAGTCTGTACAGCTTGTTCAACTTTCCCGCTGGGCCAAGGGCCAAGG GTACTGGGGGGAGAAGAAGAAGGCCGAATTAGAAGCCCCGCCTCAGTAA
- the LOC124915421 gene encoding uncharacterized protein LOC124915421: MEAPGETSIGVPLFRDENSSENSDELDKYIKRLELFLRCFGFYQSSALSFSLSWLAFFLIGVALPFIIIEFSYCSDCQKYGIRLFELEILTIEILLAAISLTCISHNLRKYGVKKLLFVDHFRGDIVQFRDRFILKFRGFFTVVFVWFVPCLLLKTGREVSRVIFLQYDSWGQPALTVIALLISWTYLTIIFLSGAAMFNLVCNLQVIHFENYGKLLERDLDVSVYIEEHIRLTHYLSKISHRFRLFVLLELLVVTAGLLVALFQTTGNHGILNLINGGDFAVSSIVETVGIILCLHAATKISHRAQGIASVASRWHAYATCNSSGANLDSGNPTDVLPMYYSDSDLESSTGGYMSIPTNTQLVSYMSSYHKRQAFVTYLQCNPGGFTVFGWTVDRILINTIFFIEFSLFSFVLGKTITVTTK, translated from the exons ATGGAAGCTCCGGGAGAAACCTCGATCGGAGTTCCGTTGTTCCGGGACGAGAACTCATCGGAAAACAGCGACGAGCTTGACAAGTACATAAAACGACTCGAGCTTTTTCTCCGATGTTTCGGCTTCTATCAGTCTTCTGCTCTGAGCTTCTCTCTCTCTTGGTTGGCTTTCTTCCTCATCGGCGTTGCTCTTCCCTTCATCATTATCGAATTCTCATACTGCTCCGACTGCCAAAAGTACGGAATCAGACTTTTTGAACTCGAAATTCTCACCATTGAGATTCTTCTCGCAGCTATCTCTCTCACATGCATTTCTCACAATCTTCGTAAGTACGGCGTCAAGAAGCTGCTCTTTGTCGATCACTTTCGCGGCGATATCGTTCAATTCCGTGATCGTTTTATACTCAAGTTTCGC GGTTTTTTCACTGTGGTGTTCGTCTGGTTCGTACCTTGCTTATTGTTGAAGACTGGCCGTGAAGTCAGTCGTGTAATCTTTCTACAATATGATTCGTGGGGACAACCTGCTCTAACTGTAATAGCTTTGCTGATTTCATGGACATACTTAACCATAATCTTCCTCTCCGGCGCGGCGATGTTCAATTTGGTTTGCAATTTACAAGTTATACACTTTGAGAACTACGGGAAGCTTCTAGAAAGGGATTTGGATGTTTCAGTTTATATAGAGGAGCATATTCGTCTAACTCATTATCTATCCAAAATCAGCCACAGATTTCGTCTGTTTGTTCTCCTAGAGTTGCTGGTCGTCACTGCAGGTCTCCTGGTCGCTTTGTTTCAGACCACGGGCAATCATGGAATCCTCAATTTGATCAACGGCGGTGATTTTGCT GTCTCTTCTATTGTGGAGACTGTTGGCATAATCTTATGCCTTCATGCAGCTACGAAAATATCTCATAGAGCTCAAGGAATTGCGTCTGTTGCTAGCCGATGGCACGCTTATGCTACTTGTAATTCGAGTGGTGCGAATTTGGATTCAGGCAACCCAACTGACGTTTTGCCTATGTACTACTCAGACAGTGATTTGGAGTCATCGACTGGAGGCTATATGTCTATTCCCACCAATACCCAATTGGTTTCTTACATGTCTTCCTATCACAAACGTCAAGCTTTTG TCACTTATTTGCAGTGCAATCCTGGAGGGTTCACGGTATTTGGATGGACAGTTGATCGGATACTAATCAACACTATCTTCTTTATCGAGTTTTCGctcttttcctttgttcttGGAAAGACAATAACTGTCACCACAAAATGA